The following is a genomic window from Chaetodon trifascialis isolate fChaTrf1 chromosome 13, fChaTrf1.hap1, whole genome shotgun sequence.
ATCTGAACCCATCGCTCGCCTGTCCTGCTGCCTCCATAATGGTGCACCAGCCACCACAGAGGCCAAAGCTCCAGCTCCAGGCCCCATAGCTCCTCCACCACACTGCCTCTGCCTGCACGGGGAATGAGGGATTAAATATAATGCTCGCATGTCAAGTCTGCAACGCAACAGAGAAAGCGAGGAGGAAGGAATTTGTCAGAACTCCATAAACACATACATGGATTCGTCTCCTGATGCCAGCGCTCTGAGCGAGGAGAACTTTCCGGAGGCTCGCTGAGCGACGGGGAGGCCGAGGGTGAGAGTAAGCAGGGCTGCTGAACGAGCCCAGGGTTTATGCAGAGGCCAGCCAAGCAGCAATGATACACTGCACTGGAGGAGAAGGACACAGGGGAAtgggagagaagaaaagtggtagaaatgagagcagagaaccagaaagaaagggaaagaagagGATAGATAGGACATACGAAACCCCTGCAATCTGAGGCCGATACGTCCAGAATCAAAACATCCCCAGAAATGTATGCACGTGCATACagaatatacatatatatggaCCACAAGACTGTGATACGATCAGGGAGGGAGACATTAATGGAGAATGAGAGTGAAAGAGgggggaaagacagaggaattAACAGGACATGCCCACTGAAATTTTCCAGTGTCTCTGCcagagaacaacaacaaaaaaaagaggtcAGTCCAGATGCTGTTCACTGACTGTTCACATGTGGTCCAACTTCCCTGGAGTGGAGGGGTGGAGAGACTGATGAAGAGAAGGGATGTCGAAGAAGGAGGTTAAACGTGGTTCggatggggggtggggtggggtggggtgggggggtataAATGGGGGTTTGGCTTTAATCAGATTATGTGGTGCGGAGCCTGGACTTCATTTGGCCAGCAGATGTTGGACAGGTGGGGATTCAACTTTCCAGGAGGTTTGTAGGGGGCAGAGGTCACGAGGTGAAGCTTCCACTTACTGTAACCTGTTCAGGAGCCTTCTTGATAAAGACCCAGCTGTACCAGATCCACTCAGAGCTGAGTTATTGAACAATAAATTTAACGAGCAATAAGCCAAGGCAAGGCAGAAAAACGGACTGGTGGATCTTCCTCTTGGAGCCCCTGTAGCTGCCTCCACTCTTCTGCTCCAGATGATTGTGCGATTGGCCCTGTTGCTCTTGGCTCAGTCGGTGGAAGAGGAGCAACCTCCAGGCCCGGCCCTCCTCGGCTCGCTCAGCCACTAGGAGGTGAGCTCCGCAGTGGGTGTAAAATACTGTCGGGCGGATATATTTCTGCAATGAAATATGGATGTAAGCCTTGTGTGAGCGCGCGCCTGTCTATTTACGTGCGTACACGTAAGGTTAACTGGAGGTCAATGCTCACTTTGCCGCCACAGACTTGGCGGCACTCCAACgctggaaaagcagcagcagtgtctcTTACTCACTCTCTGTCCTATCCTCCTCTCcgtgctcttcctcttcttcttgccaGTGTTACTGTAGTTTGCGTGCAGATAACATGCAGGGAGCCATGTGGTGTGTATCTGAGTTGAGCTCTGGGCTTAGCACTGCGAGTGGGGAGAAATGTGGGCTCAGAGAACAAGAagtgaaggaaatgaaaagccTAACTAGTTCACAAGTGAGACAGGAGTCAGATGAGCCCAAGGAAATATAACAGGAGGAAACTTTCCCCCCACACACTGCTGATGAAAATGGGGCTGGAAAACTGGCCTTACAGGTATAACGAaagctaaaaatacaaaataattcTGACTTTGTTACAGAACATGTTGCAACTTAATGAACAGTTTttagaaatatgcttatttgcattcttgctgagagttagatgagatcAGTACTAAACAAGCTTTAGccagcaggttagcttagcatgaagactgaaaacagctagcctggctccatcCAAAGGTTGCAAAATTCACCTTGCAGCACCTCTGAACTATTATTTGTTTGATCTGTACAAAACCCTGCACAAAGTAGTGTGGCACGTTACCCGCCATAAAATCACTACCGGTCGCTTTTAACGGCCAGGCTATCATTTCTTCCCttgtctccagtctttatgctaagctaagctaagctaactggctgctggttcGAGCTTTGAGCTGGAGAGTCATGGAAGTCATGACTTTACATTGAGGCATGTCTCTGTTCCACTAGCTTCTGTAACCCAATGAAATTTCTCACTGAGCACTATTTTTCCATCTTCTTGAAGCATGAAGTGTTTCCTTGGGGTTTATTCCAAGATAAAGTGGCACTCTCTGTATCAGAAGTTGAAAGTTGCTGTTTCAATTCAGCTCCCTGTAGTGTAAtagtgagctttggaggtgctggtaggcagattttgttacctttgtaCAGGGCCAAGTTATGCAGAACCAGGCTACTGACACTAAGTGCATTGAATAAGAGTGTCTTCCCAAAATGcaatgcatttttgtttgaacCCTCGTTAtcaaatgacataaaaacacaaaataatgttCTTGGCaaggagcaaagaaaaaaaaaaaaacattttatcttGATAGCAGTGTGATAGTTCTCACCCTTGACATGTCTTTTGATGCTGCTGCCAACAACAACTGCTATTTGCAGCTTGACGTGCCaaccagagacagagcagcGTACAGTGGAGGCCAGCACACTGGGCCGATAAGGAGGTGTCTCAGACAGAGCTGACCGGGCCATGCTCAGACGAAATCTGGAGGGTTTGGCCTGCCAATGCACTGACGAgaccttcatcctcctcctcctctcgtcaGCGACCCACATCCAACTCTAGAATGCAAAacttgttgctgctgagttATTGCTTGGTTTCTATTCTGGTTGTGCCAGAGAGTTTAACAGGAGACTTGAGGGTGTTTTGAGAGCACTGACACACGAGTGTACTGTAGTAaatttaaatgacttttttttttactcagttttgttgGTTTCTTGTCCTCTCTTTGAGCCGAGTTTCATGCCCTGTATGGTAGCTTACCACCCCCCCTCCATCTTCTGGGTGAGCGTCAATTATTCATAAGCCTTGGGTAGCTAACTTGAAACCGATAACCCACATGCTATTTATACTTCATTTCAAATGAACAAATACTTAACTGTGAAGTTCCAGGCAGCTTGGTCGTGTCTGTCTGCATAGCTGCTGCTGGGCTCGATGAGGGAGTGAGGGGCTGGCTGAGCGGGCGGGTGGGGGGGCATGGGGGTCATCTGCCTGTTGGGGAGAAAGGCTGAACCAGCAGCTCACACTACAGGTGAGACTCAATTTGTCCATCGGAAACATCCAAATCAATCCAATGTGGACCTAAAATAAACCTCATGTGTTGACAGAAAGGAAGGATAAAAGTTTAAATATCAGTCAATTTTAGCACTCTTATCAATTTCTCTTTAAATAGTAGTGGAGTAACGTTTTCTTTGCTGGTGTTCTGGTGGTTCTGGTCCTGGATCTGCTCATGGCCCTGATTCAGGAGGACTGGTGTCATCCCAGGATCCTCCGGTCAGCACCTGACAGGCTGGTCATGAAGGCTTTATCCAACTCTGTGAAGACAAATTTTTTTAGGGGTCCACAGATCGAGATCCCGCTCTTGCCAGTAGGTTTCCCAGTGGGACCTGCAGTCCAAGCGACATTCCATCAACTTATAACAATTGCTGCACGTGACTTTCCATCGTGATAGCTTGTTGCAGTTAATATGGAACATTtgtgcattaaaatgtctacaAACCACTAGAATTATGTCATATGTTTTGTTGACGATGTCCAAACCCAGAGAAATCTGTAATTATATCCAAGGTAACGTTTCATTTGGTGACATGTCAATGGCGTCACATCCCCTTCACCCCCTCTAGTTGTTGTAACTTAGGGCGTAACACATGAAACACCAGATGATttgacagacagggaggaaggaagTCGGCTAACTAGCTCGCAAGCTACTCTGTTGTTTAGTATTGTTTGTAGGGCTCACTACAATTATTATTGTGCAATAGTACACGAGAACCAAATGACCCAAAACCATTACAGGACAAGAAGTAAAATGAGGATGAATGTTGGCGTGACGTTCCCAGGATGGAGAGAGCTTTGAGACCAGCAAGAAGCACAGATCTTcatcaacaatgaaaacatgatcCCACGCAACCTCAAGACGTCATCTCGGTCTtttgtgattgttttgattgagagaccccGAGTAGCATGAATTACACACTGCGCGTCTAAGCAGCTGCCTGTGCTCGTATGTGCACAGACTTGTTAAGGTCACATTTCAGAGGAGTCAATTGGACTATTTATGAAATTGAGGGTATTTTTATATCCCTGTGGCCCTTAAGTAGCAAAGGGATTATGTGGCGATACTAAGATTCTTTACTTGTCATTTCaaattgactttttaaaaagagtAAAGTTATGACATTTAGGTTTCCCTACATGGAAGTATGCTGTAGGGTGTCATATTTAAATTTATCACGCTGTGTTGCTCTTTCCGTGTGATGTTATAAACATATTAGTGGGCAATTTGAATACACCAGTTGGAGAGGAAGTTtagaaaacaatgttttttgttaAGTGCCGAATGCATTCCAGTGATCTACTGTACACCAAACACCCACGTCTTCCTAAACAAAAATCACACCTAGCACACTACAAAAAATGAACGACGGcatgataaagaaaaaaaaacatactcacTGTTATATCATGGGCCAGTGTGGATTACACTTAACAGTTTTATTTGGAATATTAAGACAATGAAGCATAAGCCAAGCACCAAGAGTGACAGCTACAAGTGTCGCATCATACGGCTCTTAAAAATGAACAGGTTATACtggaaaacaactttttttttttcctctttgaatgGTGAAGCAGAtacacagaacagacagtgaaatgTGAACATGATTATGCCATTTACACGCTCCAAATCCTACCtgacagcaagaagaaaaaagaaaaaaaaaggaaagaaaagaaaaagcgaggaaaagcagaagaaaatggaaCGGCGATATTCGTCTGACAACAGCTTGGTCAGCCTGTGGCAGTGGCTGCGCCCAGGTTTTAAAGGGCTCTTGTGATTGGTCAGAACGAATAAGGCGGTCTGGGAACACAGTGGCGCTGCAGAGTGACAACCATTAGTTCCCATCATTGTCAAGTCCTGTTGCCTCGGCACCCACATCCACACAGCAACcaatgtgcacatacagcatTAAAGTGACAGAGGATTGCAACCATTGTTACACTACACTCCATTGCATATTAGGGAGAagtaataatgaaaaataataattctttCATacatctttttctgtttgcataTAGCACTTAACCCAGCTTTCTAAAATATATATGGgaacatgaaaagaaatgtttaaaatagattttttttttttttttctgttttctttgtcctctaaGAGCTAAAACCATGAGTCGTACCGAGGTGTGGGGGGGGGCACCCCTTTATCCAGGGGTGTTGCTGTAGTTCAAAGGGACAGCTAGCAACACAACCAGCCTGCATGTCATCCAGACCAGACTCAGTGGTTTCTTGCCACAAAGGAGGCGCTCATAGTGCAGCTAGATAGTGTCATACTAATGACAATATAAGGTCAAAATAGTTCAATTCACGgcaatttgtttttcttaagaACATAGAATATACACATAGACACCTATCTTTGCTTTCCCTTTTTTGGGGGGAGTAACACAGAAAGGTAGTGCTGGCTAAATGTGGTCCATGTTTACACATCCCTGGCTTAGGGTGGGGTGGTGGGAGGGTGTGGATGTGTGTCAATGCCTGGGGTAGTGCAGGTGTCCGAAGAAGAGTGACAGCAGCCGTGtgcaaatgtatgtgtgtatcagACAGTTAATGCACCACAGAAGAATAAAACTTCTTTTCATCAGGCTCCTATTATATAACTCCATCATTCATCATAcatacaatgttttttttctcctaaaTCTACGGGTTATATGGCAAACATGTGCTACGGTTAATGTCAGATATTTCCCATGGGGAAAACTGGGTTGAGAGGGTCCTGGGACTCTCCTTGCAATGGGCCTGCCTgagttggggtgggggtgggggggggggttggatgGGATGGGGGCAAAGAGGCGTTGTTCATAGGAGTCACTGTCATCACCCCTCACAGTCGACTCTGCATCCCCTCCACTGGAACCCTGCATGTGGCTCTGTCCACACACTAATTATGCTCCCATGcagcacacacgcatgcaccgAGTCTGCACCACAGTGGAGAATACAACTCCATCAACACAGCTCACACCACCTGAATACAAGTGAAATATTTCAGGGCTGTCTGCTTTTTCTGAACACTCACACAAGGCTCGCCATCTTGagctaaaacacaaacagtgctgTCCAGAAATATTTGGACAGGAGGATGTTTGCGGTTGTTTTGCCTCTGCGGCGCAGCATATTGGTAACGAAACCATGACTATAAGGTTAAAGTGCAAATTCTCAATTTTCAGTTTGTCAGAGTGTTCAAAACCACATTGGATGTATAGAGTGGGAATTGTAACTTTGGATATGCAAGGCCTCAATTTTAGGTCAAAGTAGGCGAACAATGGTCCTTGACATACAGATAAAGGCGACCAATGACAGTCAAGTCATGTGACCTCAGTTCAACTGAGGACGTTTCACCTGCTGAAGACCAGACTGCAAGAATAAAGATGAACATAAGCATGTCACAGAGTTCAGCAGTGCAAAAGaaacacggggggggggggctttgtACAAAAAGCGGTACAATTCCAACCATGTTAATCCAATATGGACACAAAGTTGTCACTAAGCCCAACTGTCATTTCAAACCCAATATGCTGGAGCaaagagcaaacacaacaaaaaaaacatgtcactgtCCTGATACCTGCAGACTGCACTGTggaacacaaatacacaattaAAGTGccatttacttcagtaaatcCCCCACCCTCTGTTTGCACGCTGTTGCCACAACAAGAGGCTAGGGCTCTCCGTCAGCCAgctccatctttcctcctcctgatcCTTTATGTTAACTTCACCCAAACGCCGTCCTAACAGGGTTGGATAGAGAGTAGAGGGAAGGACAAACAGGCCTTAGTTCACTCTACACCACAGTCACCTCCACATGAGCACAGGGATGTTAGGGATGTGgccagatggagagagagcagtTGGATATAATAACAAAAAGGCCTCCCTCAGCCACACAGCAGCCAATAAGGCAGCACAGAGTGGCCCTTTCAGTACCCAGTAAATTTATATCCCAACATGGTAAGATTAGCCTGTGATTAGTGCCTGCAGGTGGGGTGGGGCACTGTAATGAGTTATATTGCTATTGCTAGAAGTAACACGATAGACAGGTGAGTGAGCAAGACAGTATGTTGTGTGTGGGTTTTCATATACATTTCTTCTCCTTGACAGTGTGGATGCTTCACATCCTGAAACATAAAAGTGCACATACAAGCAACTCAACTGTCAACCTTATTCCCCTCGGCTTCACACTCACTCTCTGACACTTAGAGGTGATGAACATGCGTGTTCACGCATTCTGAGGACAAAGTCATGGGAAATGTTTGGGACTTTTATGTGAGGAAATTCTCATCTCTTCACAATGCAGCTTAGAAAGtgaaaattgaaaatataaTAATGGTTTGGCAGAGAGAAGGTGTTCAGTGTTGACTTTCAGGGCATAGGTGTGTTTTTACCTATGAAAAAGTCTGACATACTGTAGTATGGACCTGACTTTCACCTGTTTGAAGATCCGAAATATAATTTAGCTTGATTTTCACACCGCTAAGCACATTAAAATGCTTCGGTCTATGAGTTATTAGATAGCTGTGCGCAAGAGCTTTGGTCACAGATTCAGGTATTAATGGGCAAGGAAATGCACTGACATTTGTTCAGGATTGAAGAGCTACAATAACCTTTAAATTATGTGcgggctgacacacacacacacacacacacacacacacacacacacacacacacacacacacacacacacacacacacacacacacacacacacacacacacacacacacacacacacacacacacacacacacacacacacacacacacacacacacacacacacacacacacacacacacacacacacacacacacacacacacgacatacTCTCCAATTAATATTTGTTAGAAAGTGTTTCTCTAAATGCCTCAAAGGAGTCACTTGTCTCCACCCCTCTCATCCTCCAGTCATCTGCACATGTGTTCTATTAAAAGttcagcaaatgttttttttttcttttctttttttaaagccagGCAGTGTGTATTTACTACTAATTAAGAGTCAGAACAAAAAGTGTTGCTGATGAATTACTTTAAAATCTGCTGCTGATGGCTAAAATGTGGGCAAAGTCATCAGAAGTTGGATTATTCAGATCAAAATGCTCACAGTGAAGACTCAACCTTCATGCCCTCTCATTAGGATCTTAGAACCTACACGTGAGGGCTGGACACTGGCATCTTGTACTAAAATATGCTACAGTAGGGCTGGCATTGGACCCACTAACAAGCTAATACTACCATACAGGCCATACTGTGGCAAGAAACTAATGCATGCATTAGTGAGTGAACAGATGTAACTAACGTACAACTTATCATTTCAATAAAAGCTGTGATAGCTTAACCAACATAGCACCACTACAACTGTATCTGTTACAAAAACTTGAACATACACCATCACTTAGTGAGCTTAGAGCATCAGTATTATTTGCTTCAGTCTCATTTGAGGTTATCCGAGCAGACTGTGCTGAAGCACCTCCTGCTCCTGGACTACTGGTTGATTATGGAACAAgataaatatttttctaaaaAAGGCACATAGGTTACACTTACTTTCTCTTCACAATGAGAACACAACAGAAATGACCGACTAGCCAGCAGTGTTTTTGTCCCAGTTCACACAACTAAAATCAATCAGATTCCAGAACTAAAACTCTCGAAGATACAACTTCGCATGGGTTGAGTGTAGCCTGCACAATGTAACTAGGACTATAAACTGGGCTATGAGGGTATTTGTTAGACCTTAGAGACCTCAGTAGGGTTGGGCGATGTCATGGTGTTTACCGTGTGTCGgtagaaatgtgtccactgGTAGAAATTTTGCGGGAAATGTCCCTTAATGTCTCTGCTAAAGATTCGGGCCGAGCTATATAACAAATCAAGGCTGGATTCTTGTGTGATCTCCTGAATACAGCTACCTCACAAAATAACGTGATTTGCCAactgctgctgaggaagagcttaaaaagaaaacaaggaaggTGAACCTGTAAATAACCAGCAGTGCAATTTTTCTTATGCACTGACTGAAATTAGGCTGGTATTTACTCGCTCCTGTTAACATTAGAACCTGCACCACTTGAAATAACTGTGCTCACTTGAAACCTTAAAGCTTCCATTTTGAAAGAAACTTTGTtttaagttttttgtttttaactggcAAGAggcagttgtttttatttgagaaaaaaaaaaatcagatgtgATGAGGTATGGTACCGTGTggttattttaaaccatttctCAATTGAATTTACACAACAATTAATGTATTGTGATATAAACTGTTaactgtgaaataaaatgacatgatAGAAGATTTTGGCCATAATTGCTCATCCCTATACCTTAAGTGGTGGACATGAACTCCAAAGAAAAGGCTGCATCACCACTTTCCTGTAGGTGACACAGTGCTCTTCACAAAACAGCTCAATATATTTTAACATGGTTCCATAAAAGAAATATAAATTAATTAGGAAAAGGGTACTGCAATAAGGGAACTGCCGTTCACTACTTTAAAAAGCAGATTCTTGTTGAGTCTATGCATTGTGTGAGGTTAGCTGATATTTGAATATATGGGGTCTGCCATGAAACAGGCCTTGCTAGTATGAGCAGATCATGTTTAAAGGGACATTTGGGATTTTCATGGTTTGTCTTCACCAGCTACTGGTCACACAATGCCTGGCCTGTTCTTCTGAAAACACTTGTTAGTTACTGTAACAGAAGTACTAAGGTATATGAACTAATGTTTCAAGTGTCAAGTGAAGAAAAATGAACAACTAGGATACACAGGGTTGAAGCTTTCTGTATGCCAGATGCCACCAAAAGATGTTAACTTCAGGAAGCAGGTGTTAAACTAAACACTATAAAGCCATAACACACTTTCTTGAAGACACCAGTCTGCTCAAATGTGACCATAGCTACGTTTCATACAGGAAGAAATTAACTGTATCCATACATGCACAATAGTGTGCACAGAGCTGATGTGTCTGTGGCCAGTGAAGAACTGACAAACTGCTTTGACAACTGTAACAATGGCGAAAATTGTCAGAATAATTTCCTTACAATATGTCCCTCCCATTTTGAAAGCAACTCCGCACAGCGGTAATAAAGTTGACAAATTTCATTTGCTCACTAAATAGCACCCAGTAGACCAATTAATTATTCATCATTCACCATTACTGCTTAAGGAGGAACTAGTATTTTTAAGGACTAATCTATTGTCCTTAGAGAGCATGTCATTTCCCTGATGTGCTGTCCTGACCTCTGTGGACCCTCCCAGAATCTGTCCCCATTTCTGGCTAAGCTGACGCTCATCTGTGCAAAGAGATGGCAAAGAATGTGCCTTATGTAGCTCTATCCATGGGACAAGCTCTGACTGCAATATACCAATAGCACCTCCAGTTGCCCTctcaacccacacacacacacacacacacacacacacacacacacacacacacacacacacacacacacacacacacacaccatataaCCCTCTTGGGAAGGTGCTCCACTAGGTGCTTTGACAAGctaaggaagaaaaaaaagagagcacaAAGTGAACTGTACAATGTAGCCATGTGGGTCTAAATAGCAATTTGGGATTGAAAAGGGAGGCATGCAGGCAGGTCTACAGGCAGGGTGATGTTGGGGGATCAGGCAGACATTTAGcacaaagcaggagagaaaagacacaaagcacTGATATTTGTGCCTTCCCTCCCTGTCAAAACAACCTgttcaacacaaaaacatgtgctTGCCAGACAGCGTTATACTGAATATAATCATATGTATTTTCTGTGATGTAAGTAATAACTAAAACAAAGATTAGAATGAATCTTGTATAGCTTGTTACATTTAAATTCCATCCCCCACCAGATAGAGAGCCATGTCAGTATAGCCTCTAATTGGCTAATGAGGAATTTCTCAAGTTCTGTAAtcctcctgcagtgtgtgtacaggCAATGGAGAAGGCCACCCTATTTGACCTTGAGTGGCGGTTCCCTCTCCAGCCAGCGAACTCGTACTTTCTGTTTATAGTGATACTCCTTGAGGAAGTCCTGCAGGGCAGggggcagaggcagagagccTATACCATCGTAAGTGGTCCAGCGACAAATGGCAGCTCGTGCCAGGTGCTGCAAGGCAAAGGGAAAGGTCCGATGGAGAGGTGCTGTGAGCAGCGGTTCGAAAAACATGCAGGCGCTGGGGTCCTTATAGTGCTCCAGCAGTCCTGTGACGGTGGAAGAGTGGAAAACACAAGGGTCGTGGGCGTCAAAGCTGAAGTTGTGGTTCCACTGCTCAATACGGGCATGCAGTGAGCGGTTGTAACGGCGGAAGCTAACAGAGAAGAGGTAGTCCTCCTGGGCTGAGTCACGCAGCAGGAAGGTGCCCTCTGGTCGTCCATCCAGCAGCGCCTCAGCCTCGTAGCGGTCCATCACGCCCCAGTAGCAGGGCAGAGCTGTGATCTGCAATAGGTCCGGCACTAGGCAGTGGATGTAGTCTATCTGGGTGTGAACCTTCCAGGGCCCAGGTTGCTGCCGGCTCAGGTGACCGTCCCCAGAGGCGTGCCTCTGCTTAGGCCTCCTGGCCTGCAGACAAAGGGTGGTCGAATCCTCCTCAGAGTCACAGTCTTGGGCTGATGCTGCAGCCCCTAACACCTGCCCACAGGCCCCTGATGATCCAGCAACCACAGAGCTGCCAGACCCTGTGGACCGGCCTTCCCCAGAGGCCTCTCCTATGCCAGGAGCCATCTTTGGTCCCAGTTTGTAGAGAGAGGAGCCCGGCACTGAGGCCTCCAGGGTGTGGATCTGTGCATTTGGTGGTGGGTCCACACCTTCCTCGATGCTAAGTCTGCGGCGCTCACGCAGAcgttcctcctcatcctcaggaGAGGGGTGGGCTGGGTCAAAGGCATCCAGCAGGGCAGTGGAGGAATGCGGGCTGACTGGTGCTGTGTGTTGCTTGATCAAGTGCCACTTGTGTGCGAGGTCTGAGCCTGGTGGGAAGGGGCAGGTCTCCAGCATGAGCTCTGTCAGGTGAATCTTACGCTTGGAGGTGACAGGGTTCTTAGATGAACGGGTGCGTCTGCGAGCGGGAAGGGGTAAGCAGAGCCCTACTGTATCACTTAGCCGCTGGCGCAAAGACCGAGCATTCAGACTGCGTCCTCCAGATACAGAGTCGCTAATCTCCTGGATGGAGCCGACTCCATAACGTCTGTCCCTACGGTTCCCACTTCCCCGTAACCGCCCAGACCGCCTATCTGCCTCCAGAGAGCTCTGGGTTTTGGTGGAACATGAGTGTTTTTTCTTGCCTCCCCATGGAGCATGACGGGAATAGGAGTCTCTCCGGGCCAGGGGAACACCCCCCGATCCTCCCCGCACATCCTCAGTGTCCTTGTCGATAGTGATCTCAACTATCTGAGGGATGTCCGACACACAGTTATGATGGCGGCGTCCTGCTGTTACCACTGGCACTGGCAGGAGGCTCCGAGATGGGCTGGAGGCTCTTGATGCCTGCGCCTCACCTGAGCTGCCTCCCTGGCCAAGATCCAACACACAGTGGACGGCATCGGCCTCAACCCTGCTTTCACTGGGTCCTGAGCTGTTGTTGTGAAAGAGTGTCTGGCATTTGCTCTTCAGGTTGCTCCACATGTTGCCCACTTTCTTCATCAAAAGGAGCCCCTGGGACCTGAAGATAACAGGAGACAAAACTGATTAAGTCACAGTTGGAGAAATCTCGCAACAGCAATGATGCCTACATTTAACCCTGAGGAACAAGCTACATGAAGAATGTCCTACATTTAAATTCCCCTGACTAGCGTGTATCTAGTAATTAGACATGGTGAGAGTATAACAGGGCCAAAGTGTCTGAGAGGTGGGTGAGCTTGAG
Proteins encoded in this region:
- the socs5b gene encoding suppressor of cytokine signaling 5b, which produces MKKVGNMWSNLKSKCQTLFHNNSSGPSESRVEADAVHCVLDLGQGGSSGEAQASRASSPSRSLLPVPVVTAGRRHHNCVSDIPQIVEITIDKDTEDVRGGSGGVPLARRDSYSRHAPWGGKKKHSCSTKTQSSLEADRRSGRLRGSGNRRDRRYGVGSIQEISDSVSGGRSLNARSLRQRLSDTVGLCLPLPARRRTRSSKNPVTSKRKIHLTELMLETCPFPPGSDLAHKWHLIKQHTAPVSPHSSTALLDAFDPAHPSPEDEEERLRERRRLSIEEGVDPPPNAQIHTLEASVPGSSLYKLGPKMAPGIGEASGEGRSTGSGSSVVAGSSGACGQVLGAAASAQDCDSEEDSTTLCLQARRPKQRHASGDGHLSRQQPGPWKVHTQIDYIHCLVPDLLQITALPCYWGVMDRYEAEALLDGRPEGTFLLRDSAQEDYLFSVSFRRYNRSLHARIEQWNHNFSFDAHDPCVFHSSTVTGLLEHYKDPSACMFFEPLLTAPLHRTFPFALQHLARAAICRWTTYDGIGSLPLPPALQDFLKEYHYKQKVRVRWLEREPPLKVK